The following proteins are encoded in a genomic region of Puniceicoccus vermicola:
- a CDS encoding FAD-dependent oxidoreductase, with amino-acid sequence MNSSSTPNRILIVGGVAGGASAAARLRRLDEKAEITVLERGPDVSFANCGLPYHIGGEITDRQKLSVQTPDSLRNQLAIDVRAKTEVVSIDREKKTVVTRNVDSGTTEELAYDKLILSPGASPLRPPLPGIDLGGIYTLRNLQDMDRIKDAANSANRVLVIGAGFIGLEMAEQLVQLGKEVQLVELVEQVLPQMDPEMTRAVEQELLDHGVDLILGDGIDGFSSAENQGIRASLKSGRNLEADMVILSIGVRPENRLAQEAGLELGARGHIKANGHMQTSDPDIYAVGDASETMDPILGGPTAIALGGPANRQGRVAADHIVYGDEARPYPGSIGTSIVRVFDVAAGVTGHTEKRLQQMGIDYEKTIVTDYNHASYFPGATHLTLKILWDKSTGRLLGGQANGIEGVDKRLDVLATAIKGQLTIEDLEHLELAYAPPFGAAKDPLNTAGFSANNIRSGRVKPVYELPDPNSQQLIDVRPAEMAQLKPIPGAINIPFPSLRSQSDSLDRSKPVTTVCALGKMSYFAARILAQNGFEVSAHVGGWKVAATPSAPEKTTPMENSSKATPETESPSPEVKTASLDCTGMACPGPILRVRETAATLAPGQELEISASDPGFMNDLPAFCKANGYEFIGADKSKGIVTGRLRKPMDGPADSQPNSGQTPPAKGSTIVVFSGELDRAMASFIIANGAVAMGGKATLFFTFWGLNILRKDKGAQVPDKTLMDKVFGWMLPRGPKKLPLSKMHMAGLGTWMMKDRMASKKLPNLPGLMQEAQRAGVRLVACTMSMEAMGIREEELIDGVELGGVAEFLGAASETNANLFI; translated from the coding sequence ATGAACTCTTCATCCACTCCCAATCGCATTCTTATCGTCGGAGGCGTCGCAGGCGGCGCCTCTGCAGCTGCACGGCTTCGTCGACTCGACGAAAAGGCCGAGATCACCGTTTTGGAGAGAGGCCCCGATGTCTCCTTCGCCAATTGCGGACTCCCTTATCATATTGGAGGAGAAATCACTGACCGCCAGAAGCTGTCCGTCCAAACACCGGATTCACTCCGCAATCAACTCGCAATTGACGTCAGAGCCAAAACCGAGGTTGTGTCCATTGATCGGGAAAAGAAAACGGTGGTAACCCGCAATGTGGACTCCGGGACAACCGAAGAACTGGCCTACGACAAGCTCATCCTTTCCCCCGGAGCCTCCCCGCTGCGCCCACCGCTACCGGGAATCGATCTCGGCGGGATCTACACCCTCCGCAACCTCCAGGATATGGACCGCATCAAGGATGCCGCCAATTCTGCGAACCGGGTTCTGGTCATTGGGGCGGGCTTCATTGGACTCGAAATGGCCGAACAGCTGGTCCAACTCGGCAAAGAGGTCCAACTCGTCGAGCTCGTAGAACAGGTCCTCCCGCAAATGGACCCCGAAATGACCCGGGCCGTCGAACAAGAACTTCTCGACCATGGAGTCGACCTGATTCTCGGAGACGGAATCGACGGTTTTTCCTCCGCCGAGAACCAAGGGATTCGCGCCTCTCTCAAGTCCGGACGAAACCTGGAAGCGGACATGGTCATCCTTTCCATCGGGGTTCGCCCCGAGAACCGCCTCGCTCAAGAGGCTGGCCTCGAGCTCGGAGCCCGCGGACACATCAAGGCCAACGGCCACATGCAGACTTCAGACCCCGACATCTATGCAGTTGGGGACGCCAGCGAAACCATGGATCCCATTCTCGGCGGTCCGACCGCCATCGCCCTCGGAGGACCGGCCAACCGACAAGGTCGTGTTGCCGCCGACCACATCGTGTACGGGGACGAAGCCCGACCCTATCCAGGTTCCATTGGGACTTCGATCGTTCGCGTCTTCGATGTCGCTGCGGGGGTTACCGGACACACCGAAAAACGGCTGCAGCAGATGGGGATCGACTACGAGAAAACCATCGTCACCGACTACAATCACGCCAGTTATTTCCCCGGCGCAACCCATCTCACTCTCAAGATTCTCTGGGACAAGTCGACAGGCCGTTTGCTCGGAGGACAGGCCAATGGCATCGAAGGCGTGGACAAACGCCTCGATGTCCTCGCTACCGCCATCAAAGGCCAACTGACCATTGAGGACTTGGAGCATCTCGAGCTCGCCTACGCACCACCGTTCGGAGCGGCCAAGGACCCTCTGAATACGGCGGGGTTTTCCGCCAACAACATTCGCAGCGGCAGAGTGAAGCCGGTCTACGAGTTACCCGATCCCAACAGCCAGCAGTTGATCGACGTGCGGCCAGCTGAAATGGCCCAGCTGAAACCGATTCCTGGAGCGATCAACATTCCCTTCCCCTCCCTGCGAAGCCAGTCGGACTCGCTGGACCGCTCAAAACCGGTGACGACAGTGTGCGCTCTCGGTAAGATGAGCTACTTCGCCGCTCGAATTCTCGCCCAAAATGGCTTCGAGGTGTCCGCCCATGTCGGTGGCTGGAAGGTAGCTGCCACGCCAAGTGCACCTGAAAAGACAACTCCCATGGAAAACTCCTCCAAAGCGACTCCCGAAACGGAATCTCCATCCCCCGAAGTGAAAACCGCCTCGCTCGATTGCACCGGCATGGCCTGCCCGGGTCCCATTCTCCGAGTCCGCGAAACCGCGGCCACCCTCGCACCGGGCCAAGAACTCGAGATTTCAGCCTCCGACCCCGGCTTCATGAACGACCTCCCCGCCTTCTGCAAAGCCAACGGCTACGAATTTATCGGGGCCGACAAATCCAAAGGAATTGTCACCGGACGCCTTCGCAAACCCATGGACGGGCCGGCAGACTCCCAACCGAATTCCGGGCAGACTCCCCCCGCAAAGGGATCCACCATCGTCGTCTTCTCGGGAGAACTCGACCGCGCCATGGCATCTTTCATCATCGCCAATGGCGCCGTTGCCATGGGAGGCAAAGCGACTCTCTTTTTCACCTTCTGGGGACTCAATATCCTCCGAAAGGACAAAGGAGCCCAAGTTCCCGACAAAACCCTCATGGACAAAGTCTTTGGCTGGATGCTCCCCCGGGGACCGAAAAAGCTCCCACTATCCAAAATGCACATGGCCGGTCTGGGAACCTGGATGATGAAAGATCGCATGGCCTCGAAAAAACTCCCCAACCTCCCCGGACTCATGCAAGAGGCTCAACGCGCCGGCGTCCGCCTCGTCGCCTGCACCATGTCGATGGAGGCAATGGGAATTCGTGAAGAAGAGCTTATCGACGGAGTAGAGCTCGGCGGCGTCGCCGAATTCCTCGGAGCAGCCAGCGAAACGAACGCGAATTTGTTTATCTAA